The following are encoded together in the Humulus lupulus chromosome 5, drHumLupu1.1, whole genome shotgun sequence genome:
- the LOC133834661 gene encoding uncharacterized protein LOC133834661 isoform X1, giving the protein MASQLGHLFQDQNFNVQYTGASAGGKMNAIKPRKNGGGGGLGGRKPLGEISNSVNFAPPLAHASKNHNANNFASIKGVAHEKGTAKTSDKVQTRSRKALSDISNSAKPHLHQVPKNKQNVKVPILDDHSFPSCIAEEQFLHDHRKCGKANAAIEMNEFLNTIGLENVSLKQVDSPKGFSKSTKNQLGLEEIPEYLVEDEYLWKQNSPPKTPKSPNYNTLWKELGKDFDYVNFKLL; this is encoded by the exons ATGGCATCTCAATTGGGTCACCTATTTCAAGACCAAAACTTTAATGTCCAATATACTG GAGCTTCTGCTGGGGGAAAGATGAATGCAATCAAACCACGGAAGAATGGTGGAGGAGGAGGGCTTGGTGGGAGGAAGCCACTTGGGGAAATATCAAACTCAGTTAACTTTGCCCCACCTCTGGCACATGCTTCTAAAAATCACAACGCCAACAATTTTGCTTCCATTAAAGGAGTTGCCCATGAAAAGGGTACTGCTAAAACATCAGACAAAGTGCAGACTCGTAGTAGAAAAGCACTCTCTGACATCTCAAACTCAGCGAAACCGCATCTCCACCAGGTTCCTAAGAACAAGCAAAACGTGAAAGTACCCATTCTTGATGATCATTCCTTTCCCAGTTGCATTGCAGAGGAGCAGTTCCTTCATGACCATCGGAAATGCGGTAAAGCCAATGCTGCTATAGAAATGAATGAATTTCTAAATACAATTGGACTAGAGAATG TTTCTTTGAAACAGGTTGATTCTCCCAAGGGTTTTTCCAAGTCAACGAAG AATCAGTTGGGATTGGAAGAGATACCTGAGTATCTTGTTGAAGATGAGTATCTTTGGAAACAGAACTCTCCACCAAAGACTCCAAAATCACCAAATTACAATACACTGTGGAAGGAGCTTGGGAAGGACTTTGACTACGTCAATTTTAAGTTGCTCTGA
- the LOC133834661 gene encoding uncharacterized protein LOC133834661 isoform X2 yields the protein MASQLGHLFQDQNFNVQYTGASAGGKMNAIKPRKNGGGGGLGGRKPLGEISNSVNFAPPLAHASKNHNANNFASIKGVAHEKGTAKTSDKVQTRSRKALSDISNSAKPHLHQVPKNKQNVKVPILDDHSFPSCIAEEQFLHDHRKCGKANAAIEMNEFLNTIGLENVSLKQVDSPKGFSKSTKLGLEEIPEYLVEDEYLWKQNSPPKTPKSPNYNTLWKELGKDFDYVNFKLL from the exons ATGGCATCTCAATTGGGTCACCTATTTCAAGACCAAAACTTTAATGTCCAATATACTG GAGCTTCTGCTGGGGGAAAGATGAATGCAATCAAACCACGGAAGAATGGTGGAGGAGGAGGGCTTGGTGGGAGGAAGCCACTTGGGGAAATATCAAACTCAGTTAACTTTGCCCCACCTCTGGCACATGCTTCTAAAAATCACAACGCCAACAATTTTGCTTCCATTAAAGGAGTTGCCCATGAAAAGGGTACTGCTAAAACATCAGACAAAGTGCAGACTCGTAGTAGAAAAGCACTCTCTGACATCTCAAACTCAGCGAAACCGCATCTCCACCAGGTTCCTAAGAACAAGCAAAACGTGAAAGTACCCATTCTTGATGATCATTCCTTTCCCAGTTGCATTGCAGAGGAGCAGTTCCTTCATGACCATCGGAAATGCGGTAAAGCCAATGCTGCTATAGAAATGAATGAATTTCTAAATACAATTGGACTAGAGAATG TTTCTTTGAAACAGGTTGATTCTCCCAAGGGTTTTTCCAAGTCAACGAAG TTGGGATTGGAAGAGATACCTGAGTATCTTGTTGAAGATGAGTATCTTTGGAAACAGAACTCTCCACCAAAGACTCCAAAATCACCAAATTACAATACACTGTGGAAGGAGCTTGGGAAGGACTTTGACTACGTCAATTTTAAGTTGCTCTGA
- the LOC133780331 gene encoding DUF21 domain-containing protein At2g14520 gives MINDDIPCCELDFWVFLATSFVLVLFAGITSGLALGLLSFSQVDLEVLIKSGQFHDQKNAAKILPLIKNEHLLLCTLLISKSLAMEALPIFLDSILPSWAAIIMSVILVVAFTEVIPQAVCSRYGLSIGAKMSSLVRLLLFIFFPITKPISKLLDWLLGERHSVLLRRAELKTLVDLHANEAGKGGELSHHETMIINGALDLTQKTAKDAMTPISETFSLDINSKLDMQTMGFIASKGHSRIPVYSGSKTNIIGLILVKNLFFCNPEDETPIKHMTLRRIPRVYDNWPLYDILNQFQKGHSHMAAVVRSSDIKHDRKDSSVDKPSLININTKLNLNLTTGATQAHSSIFYKEHLTISSETSPSYSFDTQYYTPPSNFSMEQEKEDGDICCGAQEPLQIDFNEEVIGIITMEDVMEELLQEDILDETDQYVDVHNKIKINLRPLRRSSSRSPKRCSSHLHWRTPDHSPLSSYTPIAPYTKPPLIRSTLLYASGKSTPNSPAQSEGGSLYS, from the exons ATGATAAACGATGATATCCCATGTTGTGAACTGGATTTTTGGGTGTTTTTAGCCACAAGTTTTGTCCTTGTGTTATTTGCAGGCATTACTTCAGGCCTTGCTCTAGGACTCTTGTCCTTCAGCCAAGTTGATCTTGAGGTCCTTATTAAGTCTGGTCAGTTTCATGACCAGAAAAATGCAG cAAAGATTCTGCCTCTTATTAAGAATGAACACCTACTTCTATGTACTCTTCTTATAAGCAAATCACTGGCAATGGAG GCACTTCCAATTTTCCTGGACTCAATCCTTCCATCTTGGGCTGCTATTATTATGTCAGTCATCCTCGTTGTTGCGTTTACAGAG GTAATTCCTCAAGCTGTGTGCTCTCGTTATGGACTTAGTATTGGTGCAAAGATGTCTAGCTTGGTTCGGCTGCTTCTCTTTATCTTCTTTCCTATAACAAAACCAATCAGCAAG CTGCTTGATTGGCTCCTAGGGGAACGGCATTCTGTACTATTGAGACGTGCCGAGCTAAAAACATTGGTAGATTTGCATGCAAATGAG GCAGGGAAAGGTGGAGAATTGTCACATCACGAAACCATGATTATAAATGGAGCTCTTGATTTAACTCAGAAGACTGCCAAAGATGCAATGACCCCCATATCTGAAACTTTTTCCCTTGATATAAACTCCAAACTTGACAT GCAAACAATGGGTTTTATAGCAAGCAAAGGTCACAGCCGCATACCTGTCTACTCTGGAAGCAAGACAAATATAATTGGCCTCATTTTG GTCAAGAATTTGTTTTTCTGCAACCCTGAAGATGAAACTCCAATCAAGCACATGACTCTCAGAAGAATTCCCAG GGTTTATGACAATTGGCCTCTATATGATATATTGAACCAATTCCAGAAGGGTCACAGTCACATGGCTGCAGTTGTGAGGAGTAGCGATATTAAACATGATCGTAAAGATAGTTCTGTTGACAAGCCtagtttaataaatataaatactaaactaaatttaaatttaactaCAGGAGCAACACAAG CTCACAGTTCTATATTTTATAAGGAACATTTGACTATCTCCAGTGAGACATCACCTTCTTATTCATTTGACACACAATATTATACTCCACCCTCAAATTTTTCCATGGAGCAAGAGAAAGAAGATGGAGATATATGTTGTGGAGCTCAAGAACCTCTTCAAATCGACTTCAATGAAGAGGTTATTGGGATCATAACAATGGAAGATGTCATGGAGGAACTGCTGCAA GAAGACATATTGGATGAAACTGACCAATATGTTGATGTGCACAACAA AATCAAAATCAACCTGAGGCCTTTAAGAAGATCATCATCAAGATCTCCAAAAAGATGTAGTTCTCACCTTCATTGGAGGACTCCTGATCATTCTCCACTCTCTTCATACACTCCTATTGCACCATATACTAAACCACCTCTAATAAGATCAACTCTTTTATATGCTTCTGGAAAGTCCACACCAAATTCTCCAGCCCAATCTGAGGGTGGTTCTCTTTATAGCTAA